ttcttttaaagttGAATTCAAAGTTGTTATAGTACAATCAAACTAGGCTTGAATTTTCGCTAttgcttttgtttgtttgttctttaaGCGTTCGTTTCATTGTTAGCTACCAATTTTGAACATGTTTCGTTAGGTGTAACTAGTTTTCAAAAAGCAAGAGGTACAGATATGCGAATCTAAGaggataaacatttttaaaatcttttttgaatactccAAATTCAATTCATTGCTTAGAACTTGAGGAACTCTACAAATTTAAcctcaaattattgaaatgttcGACTTATTTTGTCTAGTTTGAATGTACTTTTACTCGCAGTAATGGCGAcaaaatttttctaaacatcGATCATTTTATGGTAATATTCATTGAAATGTCCCATTGTTTTCGTTCAAGTTCCACAagcagtttgtttttttttttaaactttcttaaaaaatattaagttatattttaaatttataaaaatacacggtacaaaaatttacaagttaattattattaatttagaaaatttcataTCTGAATCTTTCGATTGCATAAAATACAAtaatccttttttaatttataattttcagcaGCTGTCGAACGTAATTGGTCTGTTGCTGATACAGAGTCTCCATCCAATCCGACAGCTGGCGGTGCTGGAAGTAATGAGCAAACGCCATCTAGTTCTGGAGGCTTAACTACAGATTTTTCCACACCAACAGCGAGCAGCAGTCAATCGACAGAACATTACCTTGGTCAAGATCAGTTGAGCAATGTGCCTCTTCCTCAACAGcagccacaacaacaacaacaccaacaaaatcTACAACAGCAAATACCGCAAATGAGTAGTGatccacaacaacaacaacaacaagaacaacaacaacatgaaTATCAAAATACAATTGTTTCTTCCACCACCGATGTTGGCAAGCAACAACATTCATCGCAGCATCCACAAAATACGCAGCAAtagcaatttattatttatttctacaacaaattcatcaaagaaaaaaaacataagagataaatttaaattaaaaacaaaaacaaaaatcatcaaatgaaaaacagcCACACAACTATTCGCAGTTATGCCAGTGATTATTCttgataagaaataaaaattaaaaataaattattaaaagcattaggtattattgaattaaaaatatataataaaaaaataataataaattaaaagaaaaacaacctaAGCTAAGCATTCATACTATTATTGATtatataatacaatttattattaaaacaaaaaagacaacaaacgcagaaatagtaaacaaaaaaaagcaaacacatcaatatatgtatgcaaataaatataatatatttttacacatttctttcaaatcattgaaataattattattattattcccgGTATCTGCACACAGAATAGGAATTCGtctgttttaaacaaaaataaaattataaaattaaattaaattatatcaaagtaaaacaaaaacttaacttaCCAACTTaagaagacaacaacaaaaatataaaacttataaaaaaatacatgtaaCTAATAtaggaagaaaacaaaacaaaaatcaacattatataaaaaaacaaaaaacaaaaactctatgAAGAAATTAATcagtaataatataattattatatttgtgcGTGCGCTGCGCTGcggcaaacaaaaacaaatgagaaataagtatttaaacaaaaacaaagccaCTAAATTACAGATTTAAATAATAGTACATACATAACCAATTAATGTTTAATAGGAATTTTTAGcgaaaaacaagaaagaaaaaaatataataattattattcccATAATAATAGTTAtactatataaatatatgtacacagAAGtatgagaaaacaaaaacattacatttaatcatttttatatgctaatatgaaaacaaaaatttaataacaatattattaaaacaaaacagagTGGAGGACATAGAAGAGAAGAGAGAACGAAAGAGAGACCGTATTGTCTTAGAACTTAGATAGTGAGAATCGACATTTAATGTCGACTAAAAGCAGTGCGGCAGCGGCGCGGCGTGGCGGTGGCTAGAGCGCAACAGCTTTAGAAATGGAGAGATACGAACAgagtaaagattttaaataataaatattattgccTTCTAGatttgttgtttctttattttttactaaaaatgtaaaattgtatgtttttaatttatttaatttgattttctttctgTTTGATACACAAATAAAAGTTCGGTCTGAAAGCCCATTTTCGATCTTCTTCAGAAGTTTAACAACATTCTTCTATGTTTAAAACGCGACAATTTCATTCCGACCGATCGGtgtgaatttattatttcaattatttgaaaaacggGAGCACTACCTTTGGCCGCAGACCAATGTCACTTTTAACGAAATCtcgcaaatttggaaaaaattcgcATAACGAAATCTCGCAATtccaaaataacttattttcaaaatctcgaAACACAAAATCTCTCATTTTTTCCGAAAATCTCGCTAGtgtcaaaaaatcttaaactatCAAAATTTCGTATTACAAAATCTCGCACATTAGAAAAAGTCAACCAGGGATTAATGTTTACATagcaattaaactatttttgcgtttatttaacagaaaattaaacgataatgttttttttattacaaacaacaaaaattctgcttaaccaaattaaataaaaaactatacaaTTCAAATAGGTACCTAATATATTCCCAAGCCTAGGAAAGATATAGATTTCGAGCTATGCTCTTTAAATGTTCATATTAAGTTGCACTTTGATTTCACGCTCAGCTTGAATCAATGATTGAAAGAGTAATCTCTCTTGTATTCATTTTAACAGTTTGTTTATTGCTTGGCTTATCATATCTTATATCAATTGAAgcataaaatgaaaactaatCGTTAGTCCCGTTTTGCTTTATGCTGCAATAAGTCTAATAAACTATAATCCTAATTTATTCGCGCgagcgaataaataaatattttattttaaatgcgaGATTTCAAATTTCGGGATTTTAGTCTGCGAGATTTTAAAATTGCGGGATTTGCAGAAGCGAGATTTTGTGATTGCGAGATTCGAAGCGGTCTTTCGTAGCCATCCCTTGAAAAACCATATGTAGAACCatattttcaagattttgtaGAGTAATGGCCATGGAAATACAAGGACGGTCAcgtacaaaacaaaatgatattCATGTCGATTATTGAATTCGCAGTAGTTTATTGCTTTCTATAACATCTCAGtcttcattcaaaaattaatagagACAAATGTATTGCTGCAAATCACTGCGGATGGAACATTCCTTATTTCACTATCGACtcgatttatttttctcttgttCCTACGAAAAGCCGGTTTATATCAAAGTAAAAGCAAATGGCAAATCGGAATCGTAACTCAAAACAAGTCTGGAAGTAAAAGACCAACAGTTTAATACTTGCACTTATTTTTGGACATTGAGCTTCTTGGCTACGTTACTTTAAGCTCCTATCAGCTTTCTTTACTCATATGAGTAACTATTGATTCTTCATAGAACCAATAATcttaagaaatcaaaatgaaGCATGACACCATGGACGACTAAGTAGTGAGTGAGGTCAGGCGAAATTAAGACACTCATCGGTTCagtcaaaatctattttatgcTTCCTTCTCTGTGACTGCTATAATCTGACTAAAGGATGTTTTCGCCTTCGGCAATGCTGTGAATATATGGCTTATGATTTTCAGATCGTTAAAAGTGATTTCTAAATCACAACTCGAATATTTACTGCGTTAGgtttgtatttcaaaacaaCCCAGTATAAATTCTCATTCAAATCGAAAACATTATCAGTTTTGCCAACGCGCAGTGCAAATATTGAAACTTGATTGATTTAATTTGCAAGATTTCAAATCGGCTTGTCCCAAAACAATTTGACGATGATTTTGACTTGACCTCGAAAGCAGATATAATTTAACCAACATCAgatgaaaaatgtattattttattaataataaaaaaaattaagaggtATCTGCATTTTACAGATACAATAGAGAGGATAATCAGATATGAGAAATGAAACATTTAAAGTTATGTGTCTATTGTTTAATTTACTAAGTACACATTtactgtacatatttatattaatcGAGTCAAATACCacgaacagttttttttttagtataaaaatacatattattatataatatttgttattttagtaTTACTAAACAAGCCTATGggctttcatttattttctgttttaaaataaaaaaaagaaaacaaataatttaacaaacaataaattattgtatGTTGGTTCTTTTCGtagatttaataaaacaaaaacaaaaaaaacgaaactattttgtacatacataatatacataCTTTATATAACAATAAAAAGTCTCTGTTCTTTCCTGccaaattttcttatttctgtggcaatttattctttttgtattattatattataactgattaaataatattattattatgctttttttataaaagaaagaaataaaatatttaaagataagAATGCTGTGTTTGCACCGCAAGGAAGGGggaatacatattttatattatgtgaTGTTCTAGTGAGCTGagtgattttatatttatatatacatatatgtaaagaAGAAtaagatttaataatttttttatttctaaattatacttttttttgagctaaaacaaaatagaaaacaattaaagcaaaagaaaaaaaaaacaaaaacaaaaaagaaatcaattctGATCGCAGTGTTTGTAAAACTAGTCGtagaacaaaattattgatgatattaaattttttgaaacaaataagcAAACAAAAGATGAGCGCtattaataaacaacaaaaacaaaaaataagaactaaaaaaaatataaataaaaacagaaatcaaTAAAGGATACAAAAACGGACCTAGAAAGTTGTTGTTTTGATGCACATTGTCTTTTTTTCAGGTTTCGAGTTTCCAACGATGGCttgcaaaataagaaaaacgggtcatccattttgcagtttcaaaagtatatatAATCAGCCCTATCGAGGTTACCGTCGCGTCGGAGCGGAACTCTCTCCGCAACCCATCCTTTTTCGGAGATTGATTTCCGGTTTGAGGTAGCAGTCATCGGAAGAAATTTTACAGATATGAGACCTATAAGACGACGCAGTGCGATGGATATTAATTTCAGAAAGAGATGTGCAAATTAACCGATATATCGAAAATgcgatatattttataaaataaagacaataaTCGTTTTAAACCATGAACAATTGGTGGCAGAACGTAATTTATTGcctataaaaagtaattttttcaattatagtGCGCTAGCATTTTTAAGACATGTAATTAGATGcaacgatttttaaatcaaaactatcgAATAAAGTCCCCTCCCTATTTCGaacatatgtttttgtttccatttgaagtgtcaaagaaaaagaataaatttaaaaaaaaaaaaacgttaaaacataagttttatttatttatttgactttatacAAGCAATAATGAATATCTGACGCGGCGTAAGTAAACTTACCGTCTAATCTAATTCCTATCTTCTAATAATTCTACGATTATCTTCCAGATTCAAGAAAAACTTTCGCctgaataaaaatgcatttgcttttgttttggacCAGATTCAACAATCAAcacaaatacaaacacaaacaaatcaTCGGTCTGATTGTGTCACTCCGGAACATAAATTAGCAGCATGCCGAGGGAAACTTCCAACATTgtgtttgaaaagattttttacttacatatgtaactatttttttaaaaaataaatcactttccGCAACAAGAACTTGTCGGAAGActtcgaaaaattgtgtttgtatCTGTCAAGACTAAAACCAAACAATCGCAAAGCATCGCATGCAAATTGCATGCGTTGAATTTTGTCGGAGAGAATGTCCGATCAGCTGATCGGACAACTACCTTGAAGCAAAATGTCTCCGATGTTACCTCGATAGGGCCGAGTGATTGTCTTACGACACATTATATGGGTTATTTTAATCTACACCTACACCCATATAAaatccagctcacacaacaactaaaGCCAGCTTGAAttggtgcttgaacaacaggcggtggacctcgatttttcaaacaaaattttctttagcgACTAAGCACATTTCTTACTCGGtgtgtatgttaataaacaaaattgtcatatttggggTTCTCAGAATCctaaagtaattgaagagaggccattacatccacaaaaaggcATTGCTTGGTCCGGAGGTGTAATTGGACCTTACTCTTTCGAAAACGGTGATAGAACTACTGTTACCGTCACTTCGGATCGTTATGGTCATTTGATAACCGAATTTTTTTTGTCTGCTATTGAagaacatgtggtttcaacaagacggtgccacatgccacacaactccaGTGAAtgtggctttattgcaagagacatttcctggcggCATAATATCTCGTCGTGgcaattggccaccaagatcatgcgatttgacatcgctgtacttttttttgtgggactACGCGAAATACCATGTTTACGCAGATAAACTTTTAACCCTTCagcatttaaaaacaacattcgtcaagttatggctgagataccaccCAGCATATGTCAAAAAGTAGTCgtaaattacctcaaaagagtCGATGCTTGGTGatcatttaaattatgtagTGTTCCACGCCATAATGTCGacgttcaaaatttataataaaaaagaaataccataaaaaaagtattatatatttgttttatttacgtttcattattattactttttaaatcgcaaaatggataaccctggaTATTTGATGACAGACGATTCAACTGGTGTTTATGATTATTGTGAGATTTGCTTCCGATAGAAAGTTAGCCGAGTTCGATAAAATTGCTTTTTGAAACTCAAACAATTCGAAAGTTCACCGAATCAATcgaatctttatttatttttgacaaataaacaaatattgactttttaacgattcgaattgaatttcaattgtGTCTGTCGTATAGATAAACaaaatacttacatacataatgtatgtacAGTCAGTCACACAAAtctgtatatatatgtatagtgCTAAgagtatatttattatttaaaaacaattatttaacaatATTAGTCATTTTAttagacaaaattaaagaaaaaacgagaaaaataaaaaaatgatacacGAAAGTCTACatatgatttaaattaaattaactaaaaattaaataaattcaatttaatattttgttggaccCCCTTGTGAGTTCTGGTCAGCTTTGAGTCATTGAGGCATAGACAGAACTAAATTTTCGGTGACGTCAAGGGTTATTGAAGACCAAGCATTCGCACTAGCCATTCTCAGTGAAATTTGATCTGTTATCCTAAATTTGCGAACTCTACATATCCCCTTAATAACTTAACTGTacaaacaataatgaaaaattattgtttgtacAGTTAAGTacataataatgaaaaattattgtttgtacAGTTAAGTacataataatgaaaaattattgtttgtacAGTTGAGGAGCTTTTACCTACGATTTTTCCAATATCGCCATAACTTTTCCCTTCGTGTCTATGctgtataattaaattttgtatttcaattaaaattttacttctttttttctattttcaattcaaatatcacACATGAAATAAACAACATTATGAAAGATAACTGATCACCAATGGTGCTAAACTCAAATTTTACAgctaaaaaaactattaaatacagtgttttaaaacaaagtttcatATGTACACTTTCGTGACTTACATTTTTAACCGTCTGATCTCTTtggaatattatgaaaaaaaaataccgttAATGTCtcaatttatatcttttaaataatattccaTTATCaagtcaaacaaatatatttgaattttggctAAAGCATTTTGGTATACCATTTTTCATAGCTATATGTAGACTTTTGTGACTGACTGTATGtaagttagttttttatttgttgaaaaataaattatttttaaaaatgctttttataaAGGTTGCATTTCAATTAACACGTTCAACGTAAGGAATCCGGGAGAAGTCGTAATTTCAGGTTTGTTTATGCCCTGCTTGCAAGCATGCTTAAATACGTTTATGAACAGTCAtcatactttatttaaaatgattccACAATGgcaaaagtttacaaaattatttaatgcaatttttttatttgattttcagatcatacatttaaaaaatggctatcaagaaaaatattttaagacatttttctaaGCTTTACGCCTTGCAGAAGAAATGGAAAACATGggaccaaaataaaaaattgaagatcaagaaatttttttttgaatatgaaaacctTTAGAACGAGTTTAACAGGGCATGTTCCAAGAAATACAAATGTCCTTAAAACCATCAAGAATTTCCCCGGAAGATATTTTCAATagtaattgaataattttagtACGACGAAATCTACACTTTAAGAAGGCCCACTCGTACTCAGAACTGTTTCTTAACATTAATTATACAAAACTCCTAAAGGTTGTTTTGAACGAACTTAAGCTATTTTGGAAAAACCCATTTTGTACGCCGAAATAGATATTAGGCTGGCAATCTATCTTATTGTTTagaagtttgtaaaaaattgctCTTAAGGCCAGATTCAGAAGACGGTCAACTTAACCTTATGTACATATAGTTTTGCATAATTATGTTTCGAAATATTCTTGGATGAAAAGATGGAACCCAAATTCCGAGTATAACCCCTGAAATACTCACACTCGTACCTTTCCCAGTTTCATGCAAACATAATGCCAACTTGTAAATGCAAATTAACTGTCAATTTACTTTAATGTACACAAACATTTTCTTGCTTACGCCTAAACAATGctgtttttatacttttgaacGCAATTAAGAAACTCGCCTCCCTTCCTATTACATATAATATAAATGGCTTGTTTCTAGTGGAGGGGGTTTAATATCAACCGATAACTGAAAACCTAAactttttatcttcaaaatccTTAAACTTTATCCATTTGGGATAAAGTGTAGCTTCTAATGAAGACAAAAGCCCTCATTAtcacaatatttaagaaagaagATCCTAATCATCCTGAGAACTACAGGGGAATTTCAATTCTCAACTAGCTTAGAAAGATATTTGCTAGAATTCTTTATGAAAGATTATCTAGCTGGACTGAAAGAACTAATCTTCTCAGCATATTTCAAGCTGGCTTCCGCTCTGGGTTCACCACTATGGATCATATATTTGCATTGACTAGCTTAGCTAGAAatcagattgaaaaaaaaacttaatgtctgtttcgttgatttcaaagctgcattCGACACAGTAAACAAGACAGGCATTGCCTTATAAGCTCTCAAATATGGGAGTATCACGAAAATTGTTGATGctgtattttcaatttctgaaaTCTTCAAACAAAGCAGTTTGAGCCCTCTGATATTCGCTctttttattgatgatattcCTGATATTCTACCGGGTGGCGTTATCTTGGCGTGAACTCTCATCAACGTTTTGCTCTATGCTGACGATTTGGTATTACTAGCAATCCTTTTTCACTGCAATTTCAGATTAATAAATTACAATCGTACTTTCAAACATGGGATCTGAAAATTAacgttcaaaaaacaaaagcaattatattttaaaaccgaCAATGTAGAAGAGCTCCTGAAGAAGCCTGGAGTCTTGGTAGCGAACGGATTGAATGTGTACGTGAATTTAAGTATCTAGGAGTTCTGTTTACATATAACTTAAACTATTCCAAGCACGCCAAGAAAAAAACAGTGAAGCTAAGTTAGCATTGAATTCAATGTGGCCGATTCAGAGCATCATCGTCCTCTTctagaaatatttatagtaaACTCAATCACCGAATACCTAAGGAAGTAAGCTATTTTAAAACTCAGCCGATTTAATAAGTACAGTTTTTAAAGCAAGGGTGGAAATTCTCAACCTTAATTTCATCCCCCATAGAGTTGGTTTGCAGCAAATTTGTATCCTGTGTAACAGAAGAGAACTAAAAGAtgttgtgtttcaaatcaccattaaaattgactttatacaaaattaaattgaaaaaataacgaatttataataataataataacaatataatAAATCGATCCTTGCCTACTCCAAATTGGCATCCACCTTCCAAATCTGAAATAAACTCACCTAACGcgtacttaaaataaattttgttgaatcaaACTTTTCTTATAAACCTGGGAAAGAGCATTCATTATCTTGTTTCTATCTATATCTGCTCCTCGAAGCCATCTTCACatctcataaataaaacaatggccatttgccattttaagagatttttcaatattattttgaaacaacaaaaatgatacctaaaagagattttaaaattgtttttggctATGAAAAAGTGAGAACAAGTAAGTGTATGTAAAGTAAATCCTGACTattgtatttcatttaattacaaaaaagttaatggTTATTTTGTTTCCTTATCACACGTAAAActgctaaaaatgttttaaaataaaaaaaatgtaataataaatcaaatacaaacGTCAGTAAATTTAAAACAGCAAGAAATAACgaaaattagattttgttcAAGTTTATTTCATGCAACcattcgaaaattaatttctttcattgCAAACTCAAAATACACAAAGTTCATTCTAATTAACCGTTTATTTCTATCGAATTAGCTATTAGCTCAAATCTCAAAATAAGAACTAACTAGACATCActaaaagtgcgtatacgcctagtttaccatttttatagtaaaatatCTAATAGAAAATTGCGAGAGAGACTTtccaaaatcttttttcttttaatacaaaacaaagacaagttatttttatttagatttttatttatttcaagtaaatataaattgatCGAAAAAATACTTAACTTAAATAGATAATCGCTGTTGTGCAACTAAGTCCAATATTACGCATTTTCAAACATAAGTATTGCATAGATATTTAAATTCGAATACCAATATTGAtcaggttaaaaataaaaaagtctgtAACCATATATTGGATTCATTTTTGTGAtaagactttttgttttaacaatcgAACAGTTAgactttttgatttgttgttaattatattaatttctttgtgaataaaaatggaattgataaaaatatgtttttaaatgctATTCGGCACTCAACAGAGATTTAGCCCTGAAACTATGCttaaaatttgttcttatttttgttgtagtATTCATATTTGGCGTTTtgtgaatattatttttggcagtgttgttgttgtcttttagAATTCAGGAACACTGTGATCCATTTTACCACGAAGGAATGATGTTGAAAGcctacaataaaacaaaataagttaataTAAAACTGGCATCAGATATgagttgaaaatgtttaaaaaaaactaactttttgATTAAATGCTCATACAAAAACGAtggaattattgttattttgatgGTGTTGCCAGGTGCGTCAGTGATAATTTTGCCGATTTCTTTATCTTTCATTGCAACTACAGTTTGGCCATTGACTTCGAGTAGATTGTGATTGATTAGGACTCCATTGCGGGCTGCAGATGAATCCTTAACAATGTCAGTTATTTTTCCGTTTTTAAAGACTATTCCCATGCTGCCTTTTGAGTCCTTCAATAAGGTAACTGTTCTCTCAAATGGcctagttttaagaaatattcatTAAGTCATATTATTAAGGAccaaaaagagttaaaaacaTACCTATCTCGAACCACAACGGATATATTATTATTTCCTGATGTTTTGAGCATCTTATGAATCTTGTCTACAGAATATCCACTAACGAGAGTTCCATTGATTTGTAGAATTTGATCGCCAAACCTCAAACCAGCCATTGCAGCTGGACTACCTTTGAccacaatacaaacaaaaacaccatTATCGATAGACTGTACTCTTAGCCCGACTTTTCCCTTAGAATCTTTGCATAGAATCAGCTCCCGAATACTGTGATTGACCTGAGCTACAGCTGGAATGACATTATTGCCTGTAACAGGTGCAATAAGACCATTATTCGATGGGTATGGTGAATTTCTTGCTGGTTCAATGGCAGTATCTGTGGTATCAGtcatatatctttttaaaaaatcgagattttaatcttgaaaacaacaaaaataaaatagtgaaAAAGCATACTCTGGCATATTTTGTCGAATCATCTCATCAGATAATTCCAATCCGAGAAAATTTCCTAAGGCTGGATAAACGACAGTACCATTTTGTACATTAGCAACAGGATATGGCGAAGTGATTGCAGGAGTAGCAACGGGAGCGTCTTGTGAAAATTGAATCACTTCATTCACCATGGCACGTTGATTTTGGACAAGTTTGTCAACTTGCATGTCCTCCAATGATGGATATAGAGACATTTTGGCAactgaaaatataatatatgactttataaatctcattcaaaataaaaagaaacagaatAGAGGATGTCAATTGTTTAATGTCTAAAAGCTTAACGATGGTCCATAAGTTCTGTCAAAAAGTTAAATCCCTATCGATGCATACAGACAATCGAAGAAGTTTGAAAAAGGcttaaaaactcaaatttgtTCAAGAACCTTTAAAAGCTTAAGTCACAAGTGCAAAAGGGCAAGCAGATTGCAAGTCAATTACTGCAAAGGAAAAAGCTcactataataaaaatacacataaGAGTAAATCAAGACTAACGTAAAGtttacttattaaaataaacaaaaataaaaaatgtaaacgaTATCCTcataactaaaaacttaaacaaacatACATTGTAAAATCTTCCcgccaacatttttaaactaataaatttgaaaGTTGCAAAGGCAATATCAAAGAGATGAGCGGAAAGTTGTTAACAATATCTTAAATAGGCAAATTAACAAAGAAGATATACTGGAAATTGAAGTAGAAAATCAAATACTTTCAAGACCTGTTGAAATTGCAAATGCATTCactaatttttttgtatctattgcAACTGAATCAAAACCATGCTCTCCGTGAAACAATTGTAGTTGTGAATTGTGATATGTTTTCAAtgtaatagttttgtttttgaaccttaTTCGTCACATAAAGTTTTCAAATGTATAATGTCGCTAGATAACAAACACTTAAGTACCTCCGATGGTATAATCAATAATTGATTGCTTTTTATAATGCTGAAATTTTAGCCTGCTTGTTTAACAAGAGTATTACTtgtggtatttttgtttaagaaaggCAGCAGAAATATTTAAGCCAATATAGACCCATTTCCATACTTCCTACTTTCTCAGAGGtatttgaaaagcttttgaaGTTGCGAATgggaaaacttttaaataaaacagtttttttaagtgGTGATCAACCAAAGCGTTTGATATGGTCAATCATGATATT
This window of the Eupeodes corollae chromosome 3, idEupCoro1.1, whole genome shotgun sequence genome carries:
- the LOC129951771 gene encoding syntenin-1-like; the encoded protein is MSLYPSLEDMQVDKLVQNQRAMVNEVIQFSQDAPVATPAITSPYPVANVQNGTVVYPALGNFLGLELSDEMIRQNMPEYMTDTTDTAIEPARNSPYPSNNGLIAPVTGNNVIPAVAQVNHSIRELILCKDSKGKVGLRVQSIDNGVFVCIVVKGSPAAMAGLRFGDQILQINGTLVSGYSVDKIHKMLKTSGNNNISVVVRDRPFERTVTLLKDSKGSMGIVFKNGKITDIVKDSSAARNGVLINHNLLEVNGQTVVAMKDKEIGKIITDAPGNTIKITIIPSFLYEHLIKKLSTSFLRGKMDHSVPEF